The Crocosphaera subtropica ATCC 51142 genome includes a window with the following:
- a CDS encoding EAL domain-containing protein has product MLYLTEKKQNIQHILVFNLTHGERVFYLDGPQYSIGRYPQNSIVINAEGISRQHATLIQQPKNNDYFSYIIIDGTIEGAKSRNGIGVNGHKIKEWELKHGDIIYFTKDVTAHYYIIDQNSQEFIDNLTPNIYLSAKSLEIGNFSKDTQIIPRTKNKTTLSKIRNLASVVELSPIPIIEINNEGIITYVNPSANLKFPDLEKAQLQHPLLQGLIEKKNYKNGSLVIREVGIQEQTFEQHIHYLAEEQLIRSYIFDITQRKKAETELKYHAFHDGLTGLPNRTFFDQHISLMIKNCERYNKSFAVLFIDIDSFKNINDTLGHTIGDCLLKCFAQRLTSQVRNSDLVCRWGGDEFVVLFSEIENPDAVAKFSERLLNTFEHPLNIEGHQIYLKCSVGIALYPEDGKDTEMLLKNADSALYRTKESGRNHYQFYDPEMSLEIAENFALETQLHEAIKNEELILHYQPQINIRTGQVYGVEALVRWNNSKLGLVKPNKFIPLAEKTGLILPMGEWVLKTACQQNKKWQKMGLPPVRVAVNLSAQQLQQPNLIETVENTLESVGLDPRWLELEVTESILMKNTTLASKTLHKLRDMGVYISMDDFGTGYSSLGYLKKFPFDTLKIDQSFVKELNQSPEDISIISAIMTLSRGFNMRVIAEGVENQNQLNLLQQLDCEEMQGYFFSHPLSPEEILKYLLSFNHKKYLSFP; this is encoded by the coding sequence ATGCTTTACTTAACAGAAAAAAAACAAAATATACAACATATCTTAGTATTTAATTTGACTCATGGTGAGCGAGTTTTCTATCTTGATGGACCTCAATATTCCATTGGACGATATCCTCAAAACTCTATTGTTATCAATGCCGAAGGAATTTCTCGACAACACGCCACTTTAATTCAACAACCTAAAAATAATGATTATTTTTCTTATATTATCATAGATGGAACCATCGAAGGAGCTAAAAGTAGAAATGGTATTGGAGTTAATGGTCATAAAATTAAGGAATGGGAATTAAAACACGGAGATATTATTTACTTTACTAAAGATGTAACAGCCCATTATTATATTATTGATCAAAACAGTCAAGAATTCATTGATAATTTAACTCCTAATATTTATTTAAGTGCTAAATCTTTGGAGATCGGTAATTTTTCTAAAGACACACAAATTATTCCAAGAACAAAAAATAAAACAACTTTATCAAAAATAAGAAATCTCGCTTCTGTTGTAGAATTAAGCCCCATTCCTATTATTGAAATTAATAATGAAGGCATCATTACTTATGTTAATCCTTCTGCTAATTTAAAATTTCCCGACTTAGAAAAAGCTCAACTTCAACATCCTTTATTGCAAGGACTGATTGAAAAGAAAAATTATAAGAATGGTAGTTTAGTAATCCGAGAAGTTGGTATACAAGAGCAAACGTTTGAACAGCATATCCATTATTTAGCCGAAGAGCAACTTATTAGAAGCTATATATTTGATATAACTCAACGAAAAAAAGCAGAAACTGAGTTAAAATATCATGCGTTTCATGATGGTTTAACGGGATTACCTAACCGTACTTTTTTTGATCAACATATTTCATTAATGATCAAGAATTGTGAACGCTATAATAAATCATTTGCCGTTTTATTTATTGACATTGATAGTTTTAAAAATATTAATGATACCTTAGGTCATACCATTGGTGATTGCCTTTTAAAATGCTTTGCTCAACGTTTAACCTCCCAAGTACGAAACAGTGATTTAGTGTGTCGGTGGGGAGGAGATGAATTTGTCGTGCTTTTTTCAGAGATAGAAAATCCCGATGCAGTTGCTAAATTTTCTGAAAGATTACTGAATACTTTTGAACATCCATTAAATATAGAAGGACATCAAATTTATCTTAAATGTAGTGTGGGAATTGCTCTTTATCCTGAAGACGGAAAAGACACAGAAATGCTACTCAAAAATGCCGATTCTGCTTTGTATCGTACCAAAGAATCAGGACGAAATCATTATCAATTTTATGACCCAGAAATGAGTTTAGAAATTGCTGAGAATTTTGCTCTGGAAACTCAACTACATGAAGCGATTAAAAATGAAGAACTGATTCTACATTATCAACCGCAAATTAATATTAGAACAGGTCAAGTTTATGGTGTAGAAGCGTTAGTACGCTGGAACAATAGCAAACTGGGATTAGTTAAACCGAATAAATTTATCCCTCTTGCAGAAAAAACAGGATTAATTCTTCCGATGGGAGAATGGGTTCTAAAAACCGCTTGTCAACAAAATAAAAAATGGCAAAAAATGGGGTTACCGCCTGTGAGAGTTGCTGTTAATTTATCGGCACAACAATTGCAACAACCTAATCTAATTGAAACCGTAGAAAATACCTTAGAATCGGTAGGTTTAGATCCTCGATGGTTAGAGTTAGAAGTAACTGAATCGATTTTGATGAAAAATACAACTTTAGCCAGTAAAACCTTACATAAACTAAGGGATATGGGAGTTTATATTTCTATGGATGATTTTGGAACAGGATATTCTTCTCTAGGCTACTTAAAAAAGTTTCCTTTTGATACCCTTAAAATTGATCAAAGTTTTGTTAAAGAACTCAACCAAAGTCCTGAAGATATATCAATTATTTCTGCCATTATGACCTTAAGTCGTGGCTTTAACATGAGAGTCATTGCTGAAGGGGTCGAAAACCAAAACCAATTAAATTTGCTTCAGCAATTAGACTGTGAAGAAATGCAAGGATATTTCTTTAGTCATCCCCTAAGCCCAGAAGAAATCTTAAAGTATTTACTCAGTTTTAATCACAAAAAATATTTAAGTTTTCCCTAA
- a CDS encoding glycosyltransferase family protein, with protein sequence MSSTTIKQPTIPLKSLPNPKKTKKLRIALYSHDTMGLGHKRRNLLIAQSLAYSPLNADILVISGMSDMTKVGTHPNIEYITLPALYKTREGEYQARRLDMSLDAIIKLRSQVIRATIKNFQPDVFIVDNVPRGAMGELDRTLKYLRNHSKTHCVLGLRDILDQPEVIIPSWKKAKNEETIARYYDNVWIYGDPAVYDATKEYNFSAEVAAKIRYTGYLDQRYRLNYAKSQEKQPITQKSERLALCLVGGGQDGYQLAKGFAQAELPQNSHGIIITGPLMPSQLRQQLHHEAKNRPNLQVLDYVSEPTLLLQKADLVVAMGGYNTTCEILSFEKRALIVPRIQPREEQLIRAQRLQTLGLVDMLHPNEVNAEALSQWLCQAVATPNVHKNIDFHGLKRIPQYLGEMLEGYDLRFLKAS encoded by the coding sequence ATGTCTTCAACTACGATTAAACAGCCGACTATCCCTCTTAAATCCTTACCTAACCCCAAAAAAACCAAAAAGCTAAGAATTGCCCTTTATTCCCACGATACAATGGGCTTAGGTCATAAGCGTCGCAACCTCTTAATTGCCCAAAGTTTAGCCTATTCTCCCCTAAATGCGGACATTTTGGTTATTAGTGGGATGAGTGACATGACCAAGGTAGGGACTCATCCAAATATTGAATATATCACCTTACCAGCTTTATATAAGACCAGAGAAGGGGAATATCAGGCCCGTCGCTTGGATATGTCCCTTGATGCTATCATTAAACTGCGATCGCAGGTCATTCGTGCAACTATCAAGAATTTTCAGCCGGATGTCTTCATTGTGGATAATGTTCCCAGAGGGGCCATGGGAGAGTTGGATCGTACTCTGAAATATTTGCGCAACCATAGTAAAACTCACTGTGTCCTTGGGTTGCGGGATATTTTGGATCAACCAGAGGTCATTATCCCAAGCTGGAAGAAGGCCAAAAATGAAGAGACGATCGCTCGTTACTATGATAATGTTTGGATTTATGGTGATCCTGCGGTTTACGATGCAACTAAAGAATATAATTTTTCTGCTGAGGTTGCAGCAAAAATTCGTTACACAGGCTATTTAGACCAAAGGTATCGCTTAAACTACGCAAAATCCCAGGAAAAACAGCCCATAACTCAAAAATCTGAACGTCTAGCCCTTTGTTTGGTAGGTGGAGGACAGGACGGTTATCAATTAGCAAAAGGGTTCGCCCAAGCAGAGCTACCCCAAAATAGTCATGGAATTATCATAACAGGGCCTTTGATGCCCAGTCAACTTCGTCAACAGTTACATCATGAAGCAAAAAATAGACCTAATTTACAGGTCTTAGATTATGTTTCTGAACCCACTTTATTGCTACAAAAAGCAGATTTGGTAGTAGCAATGGGAGGCTATAATACCACTTGTGAAATTTTATCCTTTGAAAAACGGGCATTAATTGTTCCTCGCATTCAACCTAGGGAAGAACAGTTAATTCGGGCGCAACGGTTACAAACATTAGGGTTAGTGGATATGTTGCATCCCAATGAGGTTAACGCTGAGGCTTTAAGTCAGTGGTTATGTCAAGCGGTTGCTACCCCTAACGTTCATAAAAATATTGATTTTCATGGGTTAAAACGTATTCCTCAATATTTAGGAGAAATGTTAGAAGGATATGACCTTAGATTTCTCAAAGCCAGCTAA
- a CDS encoding DUF3146 family protein — protein MSSNHLPKTTAYVRITQQSWQQGQMEGEVRAAEYQWRFKWYFRQGQLSVQPSLGRALIYEPLGRFLERSDYQLEPGGDYEFTLRSQL, from the coding sequence GTGAGTTCTAATCATCTACCCAAAACCACCGCTTATGTCCGTATTACTCAACAGTCTTGGCAACAAGGACAAATGGAAGGAGAAGTCAGGGCCGCAGAATATCAATGGCGGTTTAAATGGTACTTTCGTCAAGGACAATTATCCGTACAACCATCCCTAGGCCGTGCCTTAATTTATGAACCCTTGGGACGGTTTTTAGAACGATCAGACTATCAATTAGAACCTGGGGGAGATTATGAGTTTACCCTGCGATCGCAGCTTTAA
- a CDS encoding TMEM165/GDT1 family protein, which translates to MTASETRKTKRQDNLSSDTDSKTEKSWSFWTVFSSTFLTIFLAEMGDKTQLATLLMSAESQSPWVVFAGAAMALIATSLLGVLIGYWLARRLSPKTLDIAVALLLLVITGLLVGDVLNS; encoded by the coding sequence ATGACGGCTTCTGAAACACGGAAAACGAAAAGGCAGGACAATTTATCCTCTGATACTGACTCAAAAACGGAAAAATCATGGAGTTTTTGGACAGTTTTTAGCTCAACTTTTTTAACAATATTTTTGGCAGAAATGGGAGATAAAACCCAGTTAGCCACCCTCTTAATGAGTGCTGAGTCTCAGTCTCCTTGGGTGGTGTTTGCTGGTGCAGCTATGGCTTTAATTGCGACCAGTTTATTAGGGGTATTAATTGGTTATTGGTTAGCCCGTCGTTTATCTCCGAAAACCTTAGATATCGCTGTAGCTTTGTTATTATTGGTTATTACGGGGTTGCTGGTAGGAGATGTATTAAATAGTTAA
- the psb28 gene encoding photosystem II reaction center protein Psb28, with amino-acid sequence MSDVTPSIEFFVGIAEELSNVRLRRSKQTGIRNVLMIFENLKSLERFRSYTTQTYGDLRLIDSEGEISVTPSSLKIIWGGDEGDELKEVRCGFEIEKDEHWDRFMRFMERYAEANGMAYQDSQ; translated from the coding sequence ATGAGTGACGTTACCCCTTCTATTGAATTTTTTGTGGGCATTGCTGAAGAATTAAGTAATGTTAGGTTACGACGGAGTAAGCAAACAGGAATTCGTAATGTCTTGATGATTTTCGAGAATTTAAAGTCTTTAGAACGGTTCAGAAGTTATACAACTCAAACCTATGGAGATTTACGTTTAATTGATTCAGAAGGAGAAATTAGCGTTACACCCTCCTCCTTAAAAATTATCTGGGGAGGGGATGAAGGGGACGAATTAAAAGAAGTTAGATGTGGCTTTGAGATAGAAAAAGACGAACATTGGGATCGTTTTATGCGTTTTATGGAACGTTACGCAGAAGCAAATGGCATGGCTTATCAAGATAGTCAATAA
- a CDS encoding glycosyltransferase — MRIAYVCADSGIPIFGQKGCSIHVQEIIRGFLKQDHQVHLLSPRFGDDISDDLQTIKLHELLPIPKVAQGLREKIALSMNSEIEAALDYAEPFDLVYERYSLWSYGGMEYARKKGIPGILEVNSPLILEQQKHRSLVHFQEAKTVAIKVFNAATSIIAVSDEVKNYVSQYVNNPDKIKVIPNGVNAERFHPKKITPHAYFTVGFVGSLKPWHGLPILLDAFEQFHHQYPQSRLLIIGKGPESDRLQTEINQKNLNSVVQLTGPVPPYAIPFLLEQIDVAVAPYPPLDKFYFSPLKVYEYMAAGLPVVASNIGQIRDVIKHGNNGLLCPPGDSNALSEAFIRLMRSPQLRHQLGTSARQTILDHYTWDQVVEKILALAKEAGSREKGEGRKINIKVA, encoded by the coding sequence ATGCGTATTGCTTATGTTTGTGCTGATTCAGGTATTCCGATTTTTGGACAAAAAGGATGTTCTATTCATGTTCAAGAAATTATTAGAGGCTTTTTAAAACAAGATCATCAAGTCCATTTATTGAGTCCTCGGTTTGGTGATGATATCTCCGATGATTTACAAACTATAAAATTACATGAATTATTACCTATTCCGAAAGTTGCCCAAGGGTTAAGAGAAAAAATTGCCTTATCTATGAATTCAGAAATAGAGGCAGCGTTAGACTATGCAGAACCCTTTGATCTGGTGTATGAACGCTATTCTTTATGGAGTTATGGAGGGATGGAATATGCGAGAAAAAAGGGCATTCCTGGAATTTTAGAAGTTAATTCCCCTTTAATTTTAGAACAACAAAAACACCGTAGTTTAGTGCATTTTCAAGAAGCGAAAACCGTTGCTATTAAAGTATTTAATGCAGCAACAAGTATTATTGCTGTATCGGATGAAGTGAAAAATTATGTCAGTCAATATGTTAACAACCCTGACAAAATAAAAGTTATCCCTAATGGGGTCAATGCTGAACGGTTTCATCCCAAAAAGATAACACCTCATGCTTATTTTACAGTTGGTTTTGTGGGATCATTAAAACCTTGGCATGGCTTACCTATTTTATTAGATGCCTTTGAACAATTTCATCATCAGTATCCCCAAAGTAGACTATTAATTATCGGCAAAGGACCCGAAAGCGATCGCCTACAAACGGAAATTAATCAGAAAAATTTAAACTCGGTGGTACAGTTAACCGGGCCCGTCCCTCCCTACGCTATCCCCTTTTTATTAGAACAAATAGATGTAGCCGTTGCCCCTTATCCACCTCTAGATAAGTTCTATTTTTCCCCTCTAAAAGTCTACGAATATATGGCCGCAGGGTTACCGGTGGTGGCCAGTAATATCGGGCAAATAAGGGACGTTATTAAACATGGAAACAATGGGTTATTGTGTCCCCCTGGAGATAGTAACGCCTTGTCAGAAGCCTTTATCCGTTTAATGCGATCGCCCCAACTGCGTCATCAGTTAGGTACATCTGCCCGTCAAACCATCCTCGATCATTATACCTGGGATCAAGTGGTAGAAAAGATTTTGGCGTTAGCAAAAGAAGCAGGGAGTAGGGAGAAGGGAGAAGGGAGAAAAATCAATATTAAAGTTGCGTAG
- a CDS encoding amino acid ABC transporter substrate-binding protein, whose translation MKKKFVLLALTLLLMATSQSPSWAGEILEKIKQTGVITAGTRKDAIPFAYVNEEGEWVGYSIDVLEIIRQDIEKKLGKPIQLKLVEVTPQNRFDKVKNREIDIECASSTFTWERDEVVDFSVSYFASGTKIFRKKGSDLGTIDSLAGRRIGVIPNTTNEQAIKLQQPAAILVPIKDRTEGLEKLNNGEIEAIAGDGIVLQGLRLENGNADKFEVVPEFPYMYEAYACMIPEDESAWRGMVNYSLVKFMEGIISDQPQQVEIYERWFGEETGVTPYSREAINDYFQGIVDGYEWIPLISY comes from the coding sequence ATGAAGAAAAAATTTGTCTTACTGGCTTTAACATTATTATTAATGGCAACCTCTCAAAGTCCAAGTTGGGCTGGAGAAATCTTAGAAAAAATTAAACAAACAGGAGTGATTACCGCAGGAACCCGTAAAGATGCCATTCCTTTTGCTTATGTCAATGAGGAAGGAGAATGGGTCGGGTATTCTATTGATGTTTTAGAAATTATTCGTCAAGATATAGAAAAAAAACTAGGCAAACCTATTCAACTCAAATTAGTAGAAGTTACCCCACAAAATCGTTTTGATAAGGTTAAAAATAGAGAAATTGATATTGAATGTGCCTCGTCTACTTTTACTTGGGAACGGGACGAAGTTGTGGATTTTTCAGTTAGTTATTTTGCTAGTGGAACAAAAATTTTCAGAAAAAAAGGGAGCGATTTAGGAACCATTGATTCTTTAGCTGGTAGGAGAATTGGAGTTATTCCTAATACCACTAATGAACAAGCCATTAAATTACAACAACCGGCTGCTATTCTTGTTCCTATTAAAGATAGAACTGAAGGGTTAGAAAAACTGAACAATGGAGAAATTGAAGCGATCGCAGGGGATGGCATTGTTTTACAGGGATTAAGATTAGAAAATGGTAATGCAGATAAATTTGAAGTGGTTCCAGAGTTTCCTTATATGTACGAAGCGTATGCTTGTATGATTCCTGAAGATGAGTCCGCTTGGCGAGGAATGGTAAATTATAGTTTAGTTAAGTTTATGGAAGGCATTATTAGCGATCAACCGCAACAAGTGGAAATTTATGAAAGATGGTTTGGAGAAGAAACAGGGGTAACCCCTTATTCGAGAGAAGCGATTAATGATTATTTTCAAGGGATCGTAGATGGTTACGAATGGATTCCTTTAATCAGTTATTAG
- a CDS encoding TMEM165/GDT1 family protein produces the protein MDWQLLGLSFITVFLAEIGDKSQLAAIALGGSSKSPRAVFFGSITALILASFLGVIAGGTIAQFLPTKVLKAMAAIGFAMMALRLLWPELDED, from the coding sequence ATGGATTGGCAATTATTAGGCTTAAGTTTTATTACGGTTTTTTTAGCGGAAATTGGAGATAAAAGTCAACTGGCAGCGATCGCTTTAGGAGGCAGTTCTAAGTCACCTCGTGCAGTATTTTTTGGGTCAATTACTGCTTTGATTTTAGCCAGTTTTTTAGGGGTCATTGCAGGAGGAACCATTGCCCAATTTTTACCCACTAAAGTATTAAAAGCAATGGCAGCCATAGGCTTTGCTATGATGGCTTTGCGTTTATTGTGGCCAGAATTGGACGAAGACTAA
- a CDS encoding PetM family cytochrome b6-f complex subunit 7 encodes MTAESMMFNGAVILMVLVLFGLAWGFLILKIQGGEAE; translated from the coding sequence ATGACTGCTGAAAGTATGATGTTTAACGGGGCTGTTATCTTAATGGTTTTAGTTCTTTTTGGCTTAGCTTGGGGCTTTCTCATTCTTAAAATTCAAGGAGGAGAAGCTGAGTAA
- the pdxA gene encoding 4-hydroxythreonine-4-phosphate dehydrogenase PdxA produces the protein MPSSDSVQRQRPHLALTMGDPASIGPEIILKALVDPRLTQTCDLTVIGTRSLLHQTYQQLYSTVQPLADPDSFPIIDIPLDSNTISQIIPGCGNAASGQASFTYLETAITQTLEGKFDSIVTAPIAKSCWKAAGYHYPGQTEVLAQKAQVDRFGMLFVGRSPYTGWTLRTLLATTHIPLNQVSQTLTPQLMSLKLDLLINCLEQDFAIKNPKIVISGLNPHSGENGQLGTEEKDWLLPWLETAKTQYPNVELLGLIPPDTLWIKPAQAWYGKPLTVGQTGDPSRDQPTLTMNNPADAYLALYHDQGLIPVKLMAFDQAINTTIGLPFIRTSPDHGTAFDIAGKGIARDTSLKAAIILAAELTQQRLK, from the coding sequence ATGCCCTCTTCTGACTCTGTACAGCGTCAACGTCCTCATTTAGCCCTCACCATGGGAGATCCCGCCAGCATTGGACCAGAAATTATTCTCAAGGCATTAGTTGATCCCAGGCTGACCCAAACTTGCGATCTGACAGTGATCGGAACACGATCCCTATTGCATCAAACCTATCAGCAATTATACTCAACGGTACAACCTTTAGCTGATCCTGATAGTTTCCCCATAATAGATATTCCCCTTGACTCCAACACCATCAGCCAGATTATCCCAGGATGTGGTAACGCTGCTAGTGGTCAAGCCAGTTTTACCTACCTTGAAACAGCCATTACCCAGACCCTTGAGGGCAAGTTTGATAGCATCGTTACAGCCCCCATCGCTAAGTCTTGTTGGAAAGCGGCTGGATATCATTATCCAGGACAAACAGAAGTTTTAGCCCAAAAAGCGCAAGTTGATCGATTTGGAATGTTATTTGTGGGGCGATCGCCTTATACGGGTTGGACGTTAAGAACGTTGTTAGCGACCACCCACATTCCTTTAAATCAAGTTTCTCAGACGTTAACGCCTCAATTAATGTCCCTTAAATTAGACTTATTAATTAACTGTTTAGAGCAAGATTTTGCTATTAAAAATCCTAAAATTGTTATCTCAGGATTAAACCCCCATAGTGGCGAAAATGGCCAATTAGGGACAGAAGAAAAAGACTGGTTATTGCCTTGGTTAGAAACCGCAAAAACCCAATATCCTAACGTAGAATTACTGGGTTTAATTCCTCCTGACACCCTATGGATAAAACCGGCCCAAGCTTGGTATGGCAAACCTTTAACAGTGGGTCAAACAGGTGATCCATCTAGGGATCAACCCACATTAACCATGAATAATCCGGCCGATGCTTATTTAGCTTTGTATCATGATCAAGGGCTAATTCCTGTGAAATTAATGGCCTTTGATCAAGCCATTAATACCACCATTGGTTTACCCTTTATTCGGACTTCTCCTGATCATGGAACTGCATTTGATATTGCTGGCAAAGGCATCGCTAGGGACACAAGCCTCAAAGCAGCTATCATTTTAGCTGCTGAGTTAACTCAACAAAGATTAAAGTAA
- a CDS encoding glycosyltransferase family 4 protein: MRVGYVVKRYPRYSETFVVNEILDHEKAGLNIDIFALRPPCDSHFQNCISQVRASVTYIRKPIQGRVSESLNSLSPTAASYFWAELQELGKLVPDFWSKLSMAQGEAASTVYQAAWLAREVKLREITHLHAHFGSVSTSVTRLASHFADVPYTFTTHAKDIFHESVDSDDMIRKIRDASTVVTVSHYNQQYLQQTYGKVADKVQKIYNGLNLSQLNYQSPKHRPCRIISVGRLVEKKGTSVLIDACSLLKQWGCEFHCQIVGTGDLETELKQKIKALKLDNCVKIIGPRPQNEVFKLIQESAVFAAPYIIGKDGNRDGLPTVLLEAMALGTPCIGTDVTGIPEMIKHEETGLIIPQNNAEDLAMALRTLLTSENMRVQLAEKARKLMETEFNIEQNSATLRKLFQ; the protein is encoded by the coding sequence ATGCGTGTTGGTTATGTGGTTAAACGGTATCCCCGTTATTCAGAAACTTTTGTGGTTAATGAAATTTTAGACCATGAAAAAGCGGGATTAAACATCGATATTTTTGCCCTGCGTCCCCCTTGTGACAGCCATTTCCAAAACTGTATTTCTCAAGTTAGGGCCAGTGTGACTTATATTCGTAAACCTATCCAGGGACGGGTTAGTGAGTCTCTTAATAGTTTATCTCCAACGGCTGCTAGTTATTTTTGGGCAGAATTACAAGAATTAGGTAAATTAGTTCCTGATTTCTGGAGTAAACTATCTATGGCACAAGGAGAAGCAGCGAGTACAGTTTATCAAGCGGCTTGGTTGGCCAGAGAAGTCAAATTAAGAGAAATTACCCATTTACACGCCCATTTTGGTTCAGTTTCTACCAGTGTAACTCGCTTAGCGTCTCACTTTGCGGATGTTCCTTATACGTTTACAACTCATGCTAAAGATATTTTTCATGAAAGTGTAGATAGTGATGATATGATCCGAAAAATTAGGGATGCTTCAACTGTTGTTACCGTGAGTCATTATAATCAACAATACTTGCAACAAACTTACGGGAAAGTAGCTGATAAAGTGCAGAAAATTTACAATGGATTGAATTTATCTCAACTTAATTATCAGTCTCCGAAACATCGTCCTTGTCGCATCATCTCTGTAGGACGTTTAGTCGAAAAAAAAGGAACTTCTGTATTAATTGATGCCTGTTCTTTATTAAAACAGTGGGGTTGTGAGTTTCATTGTCAAATTGTGGGAACGGGCGACTTAGAAACAGAGTTAAAGCAGAAAATTAAAGCATTAAAGTTAGATAACTGTGTTAAAATTATTGGCCCGCGTCCTCAAAATGAGGTGTTTAAATTGATTCAAGAGAGTGCCGTTTTTGCTGCCCCTTATATTATTGGTAAAGATGGCAATAGGGACGGGTTACCAACAGTATTATTAGAAGCAATGGCTTTAGGAACTCCCTGTATTGGTACTGATGTTACTGGTATTCCTGAAATGATTAAACATGAAGAAACAGGATTAATCATTCCTCAAAATAATGCAGAAGATTTGGCCATGGCATTACGAACTTTATTAACCAGTGAAAACATGAGAGTTCAGTTAGCAGAAAAAGCTAGAAAGCTGATGGAAACTGAGTTTAATATCGAGCAAAATTCTGCAACTTTAAGGAAGTTATTTCAGTAA